From the genome of Sander lucioperca isolate FBNREF2018 chromosome 1, SLUC_FBN_1.2, whole genome shotgun sequence, one region includes:
- the LOC116052284 gene encoding ubiquitin-conjugating enzyme E2 A, which produces MSTPARRRLMRDFKRLQEDPPAGVSGAPSENNIMVWNAVIFGPEGTPFEDGTFKLTIEFTEEYPNKPPTVRFVSKMFHPNVYADGSICLDILQNRWSPTYDVSSILTSIQSLLDEPNPNSPANSQAAQLYQENKREYEKRVSAIVEQSWRDC; this is translated from the exons ATGTCAACTCCAGCAAGACGACGTTTAATGAGAGATTTTAAACG GCTGCAAGAGGATCCTCCAGCTGGAGTTAGTGGGGCCCCATCGGAAAACAATATCATGGTATGGAACGCTGTCATTTTTGG ACCAGAGGGAACACCTTTTGAAGATG GAACCTTCAAACTTACCATCGAATTCACAGAGGAATATCCAAATAAACCTCCAACAGTGCGATTTGTTTCGAAAATGTTTCATCCAAATG tgtaTGCAGATGGCAGCATATGCTTAGATATACTTCAGAATCGTTGGAGTCCAACCTATGATGTCTCTTCAATCTTAACTTCAATACAG TCTTTACTGGATGAGCCAAACCCAAACAGTCCAGCCAACAGCCAAGCAGCCCAGCTGTACCAGGAAAACAAGCGGGAGTATGAGAAGAGGGTTTCTGCTATTGTTGAACAGAGTTGGCGTGACTGTTGA
- the nkrf gene encoding NF-kappa-B-repressing factor, translating to MAEGTDTGEMPSFDPSPSSEAKKRPTTSDGRDEPIRKMPVSKFGPRPRFEPVHFVSGGSSGGTGADEKENEKERRRSESYGARQWDSEHSSYSGTSRAQGSSSLRPAFDRVPSHSSDSWGSHRDRDRDTFSGSTSGLGYGGRGSTSNFMAKTQQDYSAKYEAHSSRTQPHRYNGYGGGSRSGGWDSGRQGLGFSHQDRPSSSRPFSRVYNSPGRSSPSPTTSQSGFSLQPIAISQPILDEKQRLISCVASALAVAFRDPVFMTGSESPNYNFMLSRSIQACKTNPEYIYVNLKDIPQADLPKNRKVPTDGYACELRCQGVYLATGYSGSKNGARDRASEQAVKLFLKTVEVRVVQRKYRHSLVNDIVVCQMHSPTPSFLPALRNPDDKPTPSSKGQYEPDKRKHWTEFVVMDNAHDAICILNNSAAFNRMKIDYKFELLPNNSAWLCSVFLQDELVAQATGTKKSSKHAAAEDAVRKLRMNQAQRQQQQQLLQQQQQQLLQQQQQLQQQQQQQQSQYSRGNNLPDSGGRFGQQVGKKKHLSELVILENSDNAICIINDTAQFNKVTADYKFTVLPDHRWRCEVYLEGQYVAAGIGPKKIVKHIAANEALATLRQTHAVVKSNLRKEGNSDAISRSQILARSGEEAIRQEIKEDNIGNQLLRKMGWKGGGLGRDGEGIAEPIRVKEQFSREGLGMDMDKAGNQLSKRDIEDIIRNYASSDRQDDLRFSTDLTNDERKQIHQISQKYGLRSKSYGQGRQRFLVVSRKVHKDQLIGQLLQEGQVGRYELVKPQASH from the exons ATGGCAGAAGGGACTGACACTGGCGAAATGCCCTCCTTTGACCCAAGTCCAAGTTCTGAAGCAAAAAAGAGACCGACTACTTCTGATGGCA GAGATGAGCCCATAAGGAAAATGCCTGTGTCAAAATTTGGTCCCAGGCCTCGATTCGAGCCTGTACACTTTGTCAGTGGTGGAAGCAGCGGAGGAACTGGTGCTGATGAGAAGGAGAACGAAAAGGAGCGCAGGAGGAGTGAGTCGTACGGTGCAAGACAGTGGGATTCTGAACACTCATCCTACAGCGGCACCAGCAGAGCGCAGGGCTCCTCCTCCCTGAGGCCTGCTTTTGACAGAGTGCCATCGCACAGTTCGGACTCTTGGGGTTCCCATAGAGATAGAGACCGAGATACTTTTTCAGGTAGTACAAGTGGGCTGGGGTATGGAGGACGTGGGTCCACTTCAAACTTTATGGCAAAAACACAGCAGGACTACTCAGCCAAGTATGAAGCCCACTCCTCTCGAACTCAGCCCCACAGATACAATGGATACGGGGGAGGGAGCAGATCAGGAGGCTGGGATTCGGGACGTCAGGGTTTGGGGTTCAGTCATCAGGACCGGCCGTCATCAAGCAGGCCATTCAGCAGAGTCTACAACAGCCCAGGCAGGAGCAGTCCCAGTCCCACCACTTCTCAGTCGGGCTTCTCCTTGCAGCCTATTGCTATATCTCAGCCAATATTAGATGAGAAGcaaaggctgatttcctgtgtAGCGTCTGCATTGGCTGTTGCTTTTAGGGACCCTGTGTTCATGACTGGAAGTGAATCGCCAAACTATAATTTCATGTTGAGCCGTAGCATTCAAGCCTGCAAGACTAATCCTGAGTATATATATGTCAACCTGAAGGACATTCCTCAGGCTGACCTACCGAAGAACAGGAAAGTACCAACAGACGGTTACGCCTGTGAACTGAGATGTCAGGGTGTGTATCTTGCTACCGGATACTCTGGTAGTAAAAATGGAGCGAGAGACCGGGCCTCTGAGCAGGCTGTAAAACTCTTCCTGAAAACAGTTGAGGTTCGTGTGGTGCAGCGCAAATACAGACACTCGTTAGTCAATGACATAGTTGTGTGCCAGATGCATAGCCCAACCCCAAGCTTTTTACCTGCACTCCGAAACCCAGATGATAAACCGACACCCAGCTCTAAGGGCCAATACGAGCCTGATAAACGTAAGCACTGGACAGAGTTTGTAGTTATGGACAACGCTCATGACGCCATTTGCATACTCAACAATTCTGCGGCTTTTAATCGCATGAAGATAGACTATAAGTTTGAGTTGCTCCCCAACAACAGTGCTTGGCTGTGCAGTGTTTTCCTGCAGGATGAGCTTGTGGCACAGGCAACAGGTACCAAAAAGAGCTCAAAGCATGCAGCGGCTGAAGACGCAGTGAGAAAACTTCGCATGAATCAGGCACAacgacagcagcagcagcagctgctgcagcaacaacagcagcaactactacaacaacaacaacagctacaacaacagcaacaacaacaacagtcacaATACTCCAGAGGAAATAATCTGCCAGATTCTGGTGGACGCTTTGGGCAACAGGTTGGCAAAAAGAAGCATCTGAGCGAGTTGGTCATCCTTGAAAACTCTGACAATGCAATCTGTATTATTAATGACACAGCTCAGTTTAATAAAGTGACTGCTGATTACAAGTTCACAGTTCTGCCTGATCATCGCTGGAGGTGTGAAGTTTACTTGGAAGGACAGTATGTAGCAGCTGGAATTGGGCCCAAGAAAATAGTGAAGCACATTGCAGCAAATGAGGCCTTAGCCACCTTGAGACAGACGCATGCTGTGGTCAAATCCAACCTAAGAAAGGAGGGGAACAGCGACGCCATATCCCGATCCCAGATCCTGGCTCGCTCTGGTGAGGAGGCCATAAGGCAGGAGATTAAGGAAGACAACATCGGAAACCAGCTGCTCCGTAAGATGGGCTGGAAAGGAGGTGGTCTGGGCCGAGATGGGGAAGGCATTGCAgaaccaatcagagtgaaggaaCAGTTCTCCAGGGAAGGGTTGGGTATGGACATGGACAAAGCTGGAAACCAGCTCAGCAAACGTGATATTGAGGACATCATTCGTAACTATGCCAGTTCAGACCGTCAGGATGATCTTCGCTTCTCCACTGACCTCACCAACGATGAACGCAAGCAGATCCACCAGATATCTCAGAAATACGGCCTACGGAGCAAGTCGTACGGACAAGGGCGGCAACGGTTCCTTGTTGTCAGTCGCAAAGTACACAAAGACCAGCTCATTGGTCAGCTTTTACAGGAGGGACAGGTGGGACGATATGAACTCGTTAAACCTCAGGCCTCTCACTGA
- the pttg1 gene encoding securin gives MANIIFAERENAGLHPPTLKMRQRLQSAPEKLLSSMTANTLHTPLPSGRKAFGAVNKKILTPAVNTQEKKPLKPQETKVKQASDQNSKVEEYPEIEKFIPYDPLEFEKYSIPEDLIALSSYALPGLACFPQAPHLCEEDLEMFDPLPNLSPVKIPTRSGHCSELDAFLQTLDELTVELPPESFTD, from the exons ATGGCCAACATAATCTTTGCAGAGCGGGAAAATGCAGGTCTTCATCCACCTACTCTGAAGATGCGACAGCGGCTTCAGTCTGCTCCAG AGAAACTCTTATCTTCTATGACTGCCAATACCTTACACACTCCTCTGCCATCTGGTCGTAAGGCTTTTGGTGCCGTCAACAAAAAAATTCTAACCCCTGCCGTCAACACACAAGAGAAGAAACCCTTAAAGCCACAG GAAACTAAAGTCAAACAGGCTTCAGACCAAAACTCCAAAGTGGAGGAATATCCAGAAATTGAAAAGTTCATCCCTTATGACCCACTAG AGTTTGAGAAGTACAGCATACCTGAGGATTTGATTGCTCTCAGTAGCTATGCTCTGCCTGGACTGGCCTGTTTCCCACAAGCTCCACATCTGTGTGAGGAGGATCTGGAAATGTTTGATCCACTCCCAAACCTGTCACCTGTAAAGATACCAACACGTTCAG GTCATTGCTCAGAGCTAGATGCCTTTCTTCAAACACTCGATGAGCTGACTGTTGAACTTCCTCCAGAATCTTTTACGGACTGA
- the sept6 gene encoding septin-6 isoform X4, which yields MASTEIARQAGEGARAVPLAGHVGFDSMPDQLVNKSVNHGFCFNILCVGETGLGKSTLMDTLFNTKFEGEPTQHNQPGVTLKSNTYELQESNVRLKLTVVNTVGFGDQINKEDSYKSIVEFIDAQFEAYLQEELKIKRTLHSYHDTRIHACLYFIAPTGHSLKSLDLVTMKKLDSKVNIIPIVAKSDAISKSELAKFKIKITSELVSNGVQIYQFPTDDESVAEINSTMNSHLPFAVVGSTEEVKIGNKMVKARQYPWGTVQVENENHCDFVKLREMLIRVNMEDLREQTHTRHYELYRRCKLEEMGFKDTDPDSKPFSLQETYEAKRNEFMGELQKKEEEMRQMFVQRVKEKEAELKEAEKELHEKFDRLKKLHQDEKKKLEDKKKSLDDELNMFKQKKTAAELLQNQAQQAGGSTTLKRDKERKN from the exons ATGGCGTCAACCGAGATAGCAAGGCAAGCG GGTGAAGGTGCTCGTGCTGTCCCTCTGGCAGGCCATGTCGGCTTCGACAGCATGCCTGACCAGCTGGTCAACAAGTCCGTCAACCACGGATTCTGCTTCAACATCCTCTGTGTTG GCGAGACAGGTCTGGGGAAGTCCACCCTCATGGACACGTTGTTCAACACCAAGTTCGAGGGCGAGCCCACCCAGCACAACCAGCCGGGAGTCACGCTCAAGTCCAACACCTATGAGCTCCAGGAGAGTAACGTGCGCCTTAAACTCACCGTCGTCAACACCGTGGGCTTCGGGGACCAGATTAATAAAGAAGACAG CTACAAGTCTATCGTGGAGTTCATTGATGCCCAGTTTGAAGCATATCTACAAGAGGAGCTGAAAATCAAGCGCACGCTACACAGCTACCACGACACCCGCATCCACGCATGCCTCTATTTCATCGCTCCAACAGGACACTCACTCAAATCCCTGGACTTGGTTACCATGAAGAAACTTGACAGCAAG GTCAATATTATTCCAATTGTTGCCAAGTCGGACGCCATCTCCAAGAGCGAGCTGGCCAagttcaaaatcaaaatcaccAGTGAGCTGGTCAGCAACGGAGTGCAGATCTATCAGTTCCCCACTGACGACGAGTCTGTGGCAGAGATCAACTCCACCATGAAC AGCCATTTGCCATTTGCCGTGGTGGGGAGCACAGAGGAAGTGAAGATTGGGAACAAGATGGTGAAGGCCCGGCAGTACCCCTGGGGGACGGTGCAGG ttgaaaatgagaatcactGTGACTTCGTCAAGCTGCGAGAAATGCTGATCAGAGTGAACATGGAGGACCTGCGAGAGCAGACTCACACGCGTCATTATGAGCTCTATCGCCGCTGCAAACTGGAGGAGATGGGCTTTAAAGACACAGACCCTGACAGCAAGCCCTTCAG TCTTCAGGAAACATATGAAGCTAAGAGGAATGAGTTCATGGGTGAGCTgcagaagaaagaagaagaaatgaggCAAATGTTTGTCCAAAGAGTCAAAGAGAAGGAGGCCGAGCTCAAAGAAGCAGAGAAAGAG CTGCACGAGAAGTTTGACCGTCTGAAGAAGCTCCACCAGGACGAGAAAAAGAAACTGGAGGACAAGAAGAAGTCCCTGGACGACGAGCTCAACATGTTCAAACAGAAAAAGACTGCTGCAGAGCTTTTGCAGAACCAAGCCCAGCAGGCAGGGGGCTCCACCACACTCAAGAGGgacaaagagaggaaaaa TTAA
- the sept6 gene encoding septin-6 isoform X1, with amino-acid sequence MASTEIARQAGEGARAVPLAGHVGFDSMPDQLVNKSVNHGFCFNILCVGETGLGKSTLMDTLFNTKFEGEPTQHNQPGVTLKSNTYELQESNVRLKLTVVNTVGFGDQINKEDSYKSIVEFIDAQFEAYLQEELKIKRTLHSYHDTRIHACLYFIAPTGHSLKSLDLVTMKKLDSKVNIIPIVAKSDAISKSELAKFKIKITSELVSNGVQIYQFPTDDESVAEINSTMNSHLPFAVVGSTEEVKIGNKMVKARQYPWGTVQVENENHCDFVKLREMLIRVNMEDLREQTHTRHYELYRRCKLEEMGFKDTDPDSKPFSLQETYEAKRNEFMGELQKKEEEMRQMFVQRVKEKEAELKEAEKELHEKFDRLKKLHQDEKKKLEDKKKSLDDELNMFKQKKTAAELLQNQAQQAGGSTTLKRDKERKNNPWLCTE; translated from the exons ATGGCGTCAACCGAGATAGCAAGGCAAGCG GGTGAAGGTGCTCGTGCTGTCCCTCTGGCAGGCCATGTCGGCTTCGACAGCATGCCTGACCAGCTGGTCAACAAGTCCGTCAACCACGGATTCTGCTTCAACATCCTCTGTGTTG GCGAGACAGGTCTGGGGAAGTCCACCCTCATGGACACGTTGTTCAACACCAAGTTCGAGGGCGAGCCCACCCAGCACAACCAGCCGGGAGTCACGCTCAAGTCCAACACCTATGAGCTCCAGGAGAGTAACGTGCGCCTTAAACTCACCGTCGTCAACACCGTGGGCTTCGGGGACCAGATTAATAAAGAAGACAG CTACAAGTCTATCGTGGAGTTCATTGATGCCCAGTTTGAAGCATATCTACAAGAGGAGCTGAAAATCAAGCGCACGCTACACAGCTACCACGACACCCGCATCCACGCATGCCTCTATTTCATCGCTCCAACAGGACACTCACTCAAATCCCTGGACTTGGTTACCATGAAGAAACTTGACAGCAAG GTCAATATTATTCCAATTGTTGCCAAGTCGGACGCCATCTCCAAGAGCGAGCTGGCCAagttcaaaatcaaaatcaccAGTGAGCTGGTCAGCAACGGAGTGCAGATCTATCAGTTCCCCACTGACGACGAGTCTGTGGCAGAGATCAACTCCACCATGAAC AGCCATTTGCCATTTGCCGTGGTGGGGAGCACAGAGGAAGTGAAGATTGGGAACAAGATGGTGAAGGCCCGGCAGTACCCCTGGGGGACGGTGCAGG ttgaaaatgagaatcactGTGACTTCGTCAAGCTGCGAGAAATGCTGATCAGAGTGAACATGGAGGACCTGCGAGAGCAGACTCACACGCGTCATTATGAGCTCTATCGCCGCTGCAAACTGGAGGAGATGGGCTTTAAAGACACAGACCCTGACAGCAAGCCCTTCAG TCTTCAGGAAACATATGAAGCTAAGAGGAATGAGTTCATGGGTGAGCTgcagaagaaagaagaagaaatgaggCAAATGTTTGTCCAAAGAGTCAAAGAGAAGGAGGCCGAGCTCAAAGAAGCAGAGAAAGAG CTGCACGAGAAGTTTGACCGTCTGAAGAAGCTCCACCAGGACGAGAAAAAGAAACTGGAGGACAAGAAGAAGTCCCTGGACGACGAGCTCAACATGTTCAAACAGAAAAAGACTGCTGCAGAGCTTTTGCAGAACCAAGCCCAGCAGGCAGGGGGCTCCACCACACTCAAGAGGgacaaagagaggaaaaa TAATCCCTGGCTCTGCACTGAGTAG
- the sept6 gene encoding septin-6 isoform X3, giving the protein MASTEIARQAGEGARAVPLAGHVGFDSMPDQLVNKSVNHGFCFNILCVGETGLGKSTLMDTLFNTKFEGEPTQHNQPGVTLKSNTYELQESNVRLKLTVVNTVGFGDQINKEDSYKSIVEFIDAQFEAYLQEELKIKRTLHSYHDTRIHACLYFIAPTGHSLKSLDLVTMKKLDSKVNIIPIVAKSDAISKSELAKFKIKITSELVSNGVQIYQFPTDDESVAEINSTMNSHLPFAVVGSTEEVKIGNKMVKARQYPWGTVQVENENHCDFVKLREMLIRVNMEDLREQTHTRHYELYRRCKLEEMGFKDTDPDSKPFSLQETYEAKRNEFMGELQKKEEEMRQMFVQRVKEKEAELKEAEKELHEKFDRLKKLHQDEKKKLEDKKKSLDDELNMFKQKKTAAELLQNQAQQAGGSTTLKRDKERKNFF; this is encoded by the exons ATGGCGTCAACCGAGATAGCAAGGCAAGCG GGTGAAGGTGCTCGTGCTGTCCCTCTGGCAGGCCATGTCGGCTTCGACAGCATGCCTGACCAGCTGGTCAACAAGTCCGTCAACCACGGATTCTGCTTCAACATCCTCTGTGTTG GCGAGACAGGTCTGGGGAAGTCCACCCTCATGGACACGTTGTTCAACACCAAGTTCGAGGGCGAGCCCACCCAGCACAACCAGCCGGGAGTCACGCTCAAGTCCAACACCTATGAGCTCCAGGAGAGTAACGTGCGCCTTAAACTCACCGTCGTCAACACCGTGGGCTTCGGGGACCAGATTAATAAAGAAGACAG CTACAAGTCTATCGTGGAGTTCATTGATGCCCAGTTTGAAGCATATCTACAAGAGGAGCTGAAAATCAAGCGCACGCTACACAGCTACCACGACACCCGCATCCACGCATGCCTCTATTTCATCGCTCCAACAGGACACTCACTCAAATCCCTGGACTTGGTTACCATGAAGAAACTTGACAGCAAG GTCAATATTATTCCAATTGTTGCCAAGTCGGACGCCATCTCCAAGAGCGAGCTGGCCAagttcaaaatcaaaatcaccAGTGAGCTGGTCAGCAACGGAGTGCAGATCTATCAGTTCCCCACTGACGACGAGTCTGTGGCAGAGATCAACTCCACCATGAAC AGCCATTTGCCATTTGCCGTGGTGGGGAGCACAGAGGAAGTGAAGATTGGGAACAAGATGGTGAAGGCCCGGCAGTACCCCTGGGGGACGGTGCAGG ttgaaaatgagaatcactGTGACTTCGTCAAGCTGCGAGAAATGCTGATCAGAGTGAACATGGAGGACCTGCGAGAGCAGACTCACACGCGTCATTATGAGCTCTATCGCCGCTGCAAACTGGAGGAGATGGGCTTTAAAGACACAGACCCTGACAGCAAGCCCTTCAG TCTTCAGGAAACATATGAAGCTAAGAGGAATGAGTTCATGGGTGAGCTgcagaagaaagaagaagaaatgaggCAAATGTTTGTCCAAAGAGTCAAAGAGAAGGAGGCCGAGCTCAAAGAAGCAGAGAAAGAG CTGCACGAGAAGTTTGACCGTCTGAAGAAGCTCCACCAGGACGAGAAAAAGAAACTGGAGGACAAGAAGAAGTCCCTGGACGACGAGCTCAACATGTTCAAACAGAAAAAGACTGCTGCAGAGCTTTTGCAGAACCAAGCCCAGCAGGCAGGGGGCTCCACCACACTCAAGAGGgacaaagagaggaaaaa cTTCTTTTAA
- the sept6 gene encoding septin-6 isoform X2: protein MASTEIARQAGEGARAVPLAGHVGFDSMPDQLVNKSVNHGFCFNILCVGETGLGKSTLMDTLFNTKFEGEPTQHNQPGVTLKSNTYELQESNVRLKLTVVNTVGFGDQINKEDSYKSIVEFIDAQFEAYLQEELKIKRTLHSYHDTRIHACLYFIAPTGHSLKSLDLVTMKKLDSKVNIIPIVAKSDAISKSELAKFKIKITSELVSNGVQIYQFPTDDESVAEINSTMNSHLPFAVVGSTEEVKIGNKMVKARQYPWGTVQVENENHCDFVKLREMLIRVNMEDLREQTHTRHYELYRRCKLEEMGFKDTDPDSKPFSLQETYEAKRNEFMGELQKKEEEMRQMFVQRVKEKEAELKEAEKELHEKFDRLKKLHQDEKKKLEDKKKSLDDELNMFKQKKTAAELLQNQAQQAGGSTTLKRDKERKNLGFL from the exons ATGGCGTCAACCGAGATAGCAAGGCAAGCG GGTGAAGGTGCTCGTGCTGTCCCTCTGGCAGGCCATGTCGGCTTCGACAGCATGCCTGACCAGCTGGTCAACAAGTCCGTCAACCACGGATTCTGCTTCAACATCCTCTGTGTTG GCGAGACAGGTCTGGGGAAGTCCACCCTCATGGACACGTTGTTCAACACCAAGTTCGAGGGCGAGCCCACCCAGCACAACCAGCCGGGAGTCACGCTCAAGTCCAACACCTATGAGCTCCAGGAGAGTAACGTGCGCCTTAAACTCACCGTCGTCAACACCGTGGGCTTCGGGGACCAGATTAATAAAGAAGACAG CTACAAGTCTATCGTGGAGTTCATTGATGCCCAGTTTGAAGCATATCTACAAGAGGAGCTGAAAATCAAGCGCACGCTACACAGCTACCACGACACCCGCATCCACGCATGCCTCTATTTCATCGCTCCAACAGGACACTCACTCAAATCCCTGGACTTGGTTACCATGAAGAAACTTGACAGCAAG GTCAATATTATTCCAATTGTTGCCAAGTCGGACGCCATCTCCAAGAGCGAGCTGGCCAagttcaaaatcaaaatcaccAGTGAGCTGGTCAGCAACGGAGTGCAGATCTATCAGTTCCCCACTGACGACGAGTCTGTGGCAGAGATCAACTCCACCATGAAC AGCCATTTGCCATTTGCCGTGGTGGGGAGCACAGAGGAAGTGAAGATTGGGAACAAGATGGTGAAGGCCCGGCAGTACCCCTGGGGGACGGTGCAGG ttgaaaatgagaatcactGTGACTTCGTCAAGCTGCGAGAAATGCTGATCAGAGTGAACATGGAGGACCTGCGAGAGCAGACTCACACGCGTCATTATGAGCTCTATCGCCGCTGCAAACTGGAGGAGATGGGCTTTAAAGACACAGACCCTGACAGCAAGCCCTTCAG TCTTCAGGAAACATATGAAGCTAAGAGGAATGAGTTCATGGGTGAGCTgcagaagaaagaagaagaaatgaggCAAATGTTTGTCCAAAGAGTCAAAGAGAAGGAGGCCGAGCTCAAAGAAGCAGAGAAAGAG CTGCACGAGAAGTTTGACCGTCTGAAGAAGCTCCACCAGGACGAGAAAAAGAAACTGGAGGACAAGAAGAAGTCCCTGGACGACGAGCTCAACATGTTCAAACAGAAAAAGACTGCTGCAGAGCTTTTGCAGAACCAAGCCCAGCAGGCAGGGGGCTCCACCACACTCAAGAGGgacaaagagaggaaaaa CTTAGGATTCCTGTAG
- the sept6 gene encoding septin-6 isoform X5 yields the protein MASTEIARQAGEGARAVPLAGHVGFDSMPDQLVNKSVNHGFCFNILCVGETGLGKSTLMDTLFNTKFEGEPTQHNQPGVTLKSNTYELQESNVRLKLTVVNTVGFGDQINKEDSYKSIVEFIDAQFEAYLQEELKIKRTLHSYHDTRIHACLYFIAPTGHSLKSLDLVTMKKLDSKVNIIPIVAKSDAISKSELAKFKIKITSELVSNGVQIYQFPTDDESVAEINSTMNSHLPFAVVGSTEEVKIGNKMVKARQYPWGTVQVENENHCDFVKLREMLIRVNMEDLREQTHTRHYELYRRCKLEEMGFKDTDPDSKPFSLQETYEAKRNEFMGELQKKEEEMRQMFVQRVKEKEAELKEAEKELHEKFDRLKKLHQDEKKKLEDKKKSLDDELNMFKQKKTAAELLQNQAQQAGGSTTLKRDKERKN from the exons ATGGCGTCAACCGAGATAGCAAGGCAAGCG GGTGAAGGTGCTCGTGCTGTCCCTCTGGCAGGCCATGTCGGCTTCGACAGCATGCCTGACCAGCTGGTCAACAAGTCCGTCAACCACGGATTCTGCTTCAACATCCTCTGTGTTG GCGAGACAGGTCTGGGGAAGTCCACCCTCATGGACACGTTGTTCAACACCAAGTTCGAGGGCGAGCCCACCCAGCACAACCAGCCGGGAGTCACGCTCAAGTCCAACACCTATGAGCTCCAGGAGAGTAACGTGCGCCTTAAACTCACCGTCGTCAACACCGTGGGCTTCGGGGACCAGATTAATAAAGAAGACAG CTACAAGTCTATCGTGGAGTTCATTGATGCCCAGTTTGAAGCATATCTACAAGAGGAGCTGAAAATCAAGCGCACGCTACACAGCTACCACGACACCCGCATCCACGCATGCCTCTATTTCATCGCTCCAACAGGACACTCACTCAAATCCCTGGACTTGGTTACCATGAAGAAACTTGACAGCAAG GTCAATATTATTCCAATTGTTGCCAAGTCGGACGCCATCTCCAAGAGCGAGCTGGCCAagttcaaaatcaaaatcaccAGTGAGCTGGTCAGCAACGGAGTGCAGATCTATCAGTTCCCCACTGACGACGAGTCTGTGGCAGAGATCAACTCCACCATGAAC AGCCATTTGCCATTTGCCGTGGTGGGGAGCACAGAGGAAGTGAAGATTGGGAACAAGATGGTGAAGGCCCGGCAGTACCCCTGGGGGACGGTGCAGG ttgaaaatgagaatcactGTGACTTCGTCAAGCTGCGAGAAATGCTGATCAGAGTGAACATGGAGGACCTGCGAGAGCAGACTCACACGCGTCATTATGAGCTCTATCGCCGCTGCAAACTGGAGGAGATGGGCTTTAAAGACACAGACCCTGACAGCAAGCCCTTCAG TCTTCAGGAAACATATGAAGCTAAGAGGAATGAGTTCATGGGTGAGCTgcagaagaaagaagaagaaatgaggCAAATGTTTGTCCAAAGAGTCAAAGAGAAGGAGGCCGAGCTCAAAGAAGCAGAGAAAGAG CTGCACGAGAAGTTTGACCGTCTGAAGAAGCTCCACCAGGACGAGAAAAAGAAACTGGAGGACAAGAAGAAGTCCCTGGACGACGAGCTCAACATGTTCAAACAGAAAAAGACTGCTGCAGAGCTTTTGCAGAACCAAGCCCAGCAGGCAGGGGGCTCCACCACACTCAAGAGGgacaaagagaggaaaaa CTGA